GGGCGTTGATGTACTTACGGATTTTCTCGTCCTCAACGAGTTTGTCGGCAAAATCCTTGCCGCCGTACCAGTTTGAGTCCCAGCCTTTAATAACGCCGAGTCGGAAACCGACGGGATTTACTTTCTGTCCCATGATAGATTAAGCGTTGGCAGGGGTTTCGTTGGCAGGCTTGTTGTTGTCGGGCGCAGCTACTGGTTGGTTACCGCTACGATTCAGCTTGTTGCGCTCTTTACGCGTCAGCTGCGATTCGAGGGGCGGCCCTACTACCAGGGTAACATGGTTGCTACGCTTGCGGATACGGTGACCGCGACCTTGGGGCGCAGGGCGCAGACGCTTCAGTTGCCGTCCTTCGTCGACCATGATTTCGGTCACGTAGAGGTCAGCATCTTCGATACGCTCGTCAGCATTCTTAGCCTGCCAGTTGGCTAGCGCCGACAAGAGAAGCTTTTCGATGCGCTCAGCACCCGAATTGGCTTCGAAGCGGAGCAGACCGAGGGCCTGGGTAACGCGCTTGCCGCGTACCAGATTGGCTACCAAGCGCATTTTGCGCGGCGAGGTAGGTACGTTGCGGAGTTTGGCTACTGCTTCCATCTTAACGCTTGCCTTTATCTTTTTTGGCGACGTGACCGCGGAAGTTGCGCGTGGGCGCAAACTCGCCGAGCTTGTGGCCCACCATGTTTTCAGTTACATAGACCGGGATGAACTTGTTCCCGTTGTGGACTGCGAAGGTGTGGCCTACGAAGTCGGGCGAAATCATCGAGCGCCGCGACCATGTTTTAACCACCGACTTCTTGCCAGCGCTTTCGAGCGCTTCTACCTTTTTCTCGAGCCGGAAGTCAATGTACGGCCCTTTTTTGAGTGAACGTGCCATATATTACTTCTTGCCTTTGCGGCTGACAATCAGGTTTTCAGAATACTTGTTCTTGTTGCGGGTCTTCTGACCCTTGGCGAAGATACCGTTACGGCTACGTGGGTGACCACCCGACGATTTACCTTCACCACCACCCATTGGGTGGTCAACAGGGTTCATGGCTACACCACGAACGCGGGGGCGACGACCAGCCCAACGGTTGCGACCGGCTTTGCCCATCACCACGTTCATATGGTCGCCGTTCGATACCGTACCAACCGTGGCCGTGCAGGTAACGAGTACCATGCGCATCTCGCCGGAGGGCAGCTTGAGGGTAGCGTAACGCTCTTCGCGGGCTACCAGCTGGGCATATGTGCCGGCTGAGCGGGCGATAGCGGCACCTTGGCCGGGCTGCAGCTCGATGTTGTGCACGATAGTACCGAGGGGCATCTCCCGAAGCGGCAACGCGTTGCCGAGGTCGGGAGCTACGCCAGGACCCGATACGATGGTCGCGTCTACGTTCAGGCCGGCGGGGGCGATAATGTAGCGCTTCTCGCCGTCGGCATAGTGCAGCAGGGCGATGCGCGCCGTGCGGTTGGGGTCGTACTCAATAGTCTTTACCGTGGCCGGAACACCGTTCTTGTCACGCTTAAAGTCTACGATACGATACTGGGTCTTATGTCCGCCGCCGATGTAGCGGTTCGACATTTTACCCGAAGAGTTACGGCCGCCGCTCTTTTTGAGCGAGGTCAGCAACGACTTCTCCGGCGTCGACGTCGTTAGCTCGTCGAAGGCCGGGGCCACGCGGAAGCGTTGGCCTGGCGTAGTTGGTCTGAGTTTTTTAAGTGCCATTACTAGCTAGTTGGGCTTTTGCGGCGAAGGCAATTAGATATTGCCGTAGAAATCGATGATGTCACCGTCCTTCAGGGTCACAACGGCTTTTTTGCCGTGGGCGCGACGACCCGAAACCTGGCCACCTTTGGTAGCCTTCGACTTGATTTTGCCAATCGTGCGCATCGTGTTGATGCCAGTCACGGTGACGCCATAAAGCTGCTCGATGTCTTTCTTAATCTGCACCTTGTTGGCCGTGCGTTCCACTTCGAATACGTAGCGGCCGGTTTCGGTGAGGCTGGTAGCCTTCTCGGTGATAATGGGGCGTTTCAGCGTGCTCATTATTCGGCGGAGTTAGAGGTGTACAATTGCTCCAGCGAACGCAGGCCATCCTCGCTGATGAGCAGCGTGTCGGTGTTCAACAGGTCGTGGGTGTTGAGACCTACAGCAGTTGAAATCTTCACTTTCTGCACGTTGCGAGCGCTGAGAAGCAGGTTTTTATCGGTAGCCTCACCGGTCACGTACAAGGTCTTGCGACCGTTGTTAAGCTTCAGGCCATCCAAAACGGCCACGAAGTCTTTCGTGCGGGGAGCGCTGAAAGCCAGGTTTTCAACCAGTGCCACTTTACCCTCGCGGGCCAGCACCGACAAAGCCGACAAACGCGCAACGCGCTTGGTTTTCTTGTTTAGCTTGAAGCTATAGTCGCGCGGGCGTGGACCAAACATGCGGCCACCACCTACAAACACACCCGACTTCATCGAACCAGCACGGGCACCGCCGGTACCTTTCTGCTTCTTAAGTTTTTTGGTGGTGCGGGCAATTTCGGCGCGCTCCTTCGATTTGTGCGTTCCCTGGCGCTGGTTGGCCAGGTACTGCTTCACGTCGAGGTACATGACGTGCTCGTTCAGCTCGTGGCCGAACACGGCGTCGGACAGCGTAACCTTGCGGCCGGTGTCTTCGCCTTTGCTATTGAATACGGACAGTTCCATCTCTAGTAAGCTTAGCAGGTTATTTCTCCAGAACCACGTAGCCGTTCTTGGCACCGGGCACCGAGCCACTCACCAGAATCAGGTTCTTATCAGCCACAATACGCATCACTTTCAGGTTCTGAATCTTGACGCGGTCGGTGCCCATGCGGCCACCCATGCGCATTCCCTTGAATACGCGCGAAGGCCACGAGCACGCACCGATAGAACCGGGGTGACGCAGACGGTTGTGCTGACCGTGGGTTTGACCACCCACACCCTGGAAGTTATAGCGCTTTACAACCCCTTGAAAGCCTTTACCTTTCGAGGTGCCTACTACGTCAACGAACTCACCTTCTTCGAACAGCGAGGTTTCAACCGTGCTGCCCAGGGTATACGTTGCGATGTCTTCCGTGCGGAACTCAACAAGGCGCTTTTTGGGGGTGGTACCGGCTTTCGCGAAGTGACCAGCCAGCGCCTTGGTAGTACGCTTGGCTTTTTTCTCGCCGTAGCCGAGCTGAACAGCATTATAGCCGTCAGTTTCGACAGTTTTAACCTGCGTCACTACGCACGGACCCGCTTCGATGAGCGTGCAGGGAATGTTCTTCCCGTCCGGAGTGAAGAGGCTTGTCATACCGATTTTTTTACCGATGATGCCAGGCATTCTGTGTG
The sequence above is drawn from the Hymenobacter baengnokdamensis genome and encodes:
- the rplV gene encoding 50S ribosomal protein L22, giving the protein MEAVAKLRNVPTSPRKMRLVANLVRGKRVTQALGLLRFEANSGAERIEKLLLSALANWQAKNADERIEDADLYVTEIMVDEGRQLKRLRPAPQGRGHRIRKRSNHVTLVVGPPLESQLTRKERNKLNRSGNQPVAAPDNNKPANETPANA
- the rpsS gene encoding 30S ribosomal protein S19; its protein translation is MARSLKKGPYIDFRLEKKVEALESAGKKSVVKTWSRRSMISPDFVGHTFAVHNGNKFIPVYVTENMVGHKLGEFAPTRNFRGHVAKKDKGKR
- the rplB gene encoding 50S ribosomal protein L2, coding for MALKKLRPTTPGQRFRVAPAFDELTTSTPEKSLLTSLKKSGGRNSSGKMSNRYIGGGHKTQYRIVDFKRDKNGVPATVKTIEYDPNRTARIALLHYADGEKRYIIAPAGLNVDATIVSGPGVAPDLGNALPLREMPLGTIVHNIELQPGQGAAIARSAGTYAQLVAREERYATLKLPSGEMRMVLVTCTATVGTVSNGDHMNVVMGKAGRNRWAGRRPRVRGVAMNPVDHPMGGGEGKSSGGHPRSRNGIFAKGQKTRNKNKYSENLIVSRKGKK
- the rplW gene encoding 50S ribosomal protein L23, with amino-acid sequence MSTLKRPIITEKATSLTETGRYVFEVERTANKVQIKKDIEQLYGVTVTGINTMRTIGKIKSKATKGGQVSGRRAHGKKAVVTLKDGDIIDFYGNI
- the rplD gene encoding 50S ribosomal protein L4 gives rise to the protein MELSVFNSKGEDTGRKVTLSDAVFGHELNEHVMYLDVKQYLANQRQGTHKSKERAEIARTTKKLKKQKGTGGARAGSMKSGVFVGGGRMFGPRPRDYSFKLNKKTKRVARLSALSVLAREGKVALVENLAFSAPRTKDFVAVLDGLKLNNGRKTLYVTGEATDKNLLLSARNVQKVKISTAVGLNTHDLLNTDTLLISEDGLRSLEQLYTSNSAE
- the rplC gene encoding 50S ribosomal protein L3, which codes for MPGIIGKKIGMTSLFTPDGKNIPCTLIEAGPCVVTQVKTVETDGYNAVQLGYGEKKAKRTTKALAGHFAKAGTTPKKRLVEFRTEDIATYTLGSTVETSLFEEGEFVDVVGTSKGKGFQGVVKRYNFQGVGGQTHGQHNRLRHPGSIGACSWPSRVFKGMRMGGRMGTDRVKIQNLKVMRIVADKNLILVSGSVPGAKNGYVVLEK